TCGATCGAGGACGGGCTCGCTGAGAATGACTGGGCAGGTTGGGCCAAGCTCACAAAGGCGCTGGGCGATAAGGTGCAACTCGTCGGCGACGATCTCTTCGTCACCAATCGCACGTTCGTCGAACGCGGGCTAAGGGAACACAGCGCAAACGCGGTGCTCGTGAAGGTGAACCAGATCGGCACGCTCTCCGAGACGTTCGACACCGTGAACCTTGCGCAGCGGAATGGGTGGGCTGCTGTCATGAGCCACCGTTCCGGCGAGACGGAGGATGCGACGATCGCTGATCTTGCTGTCGCGACAAACTGCGGGCAGATCAAAACAGGCGCACCGTGCAGAAGCGATCGCAACGCCAAGTACAACCAGCTTCTTCGCATCGCGGAAGAACTGGGCGAGGCGGGCGTCTATGGCGGGAGCATGTGGCGGAAAGGGTGAACGGGAAAAAACTACGGCTTTGGTCGATAGTCAAACTTGTACCTGAACTCCTCGAATGTCTGCTCTTTCTCCGGATGCTGTTTGAGATATTCAATCGCATGCTCATCACCTGCTTCCACGGCACGATGGAGCCACTCGCGTCCCTTTTGCTCATCCCGCTCAAAGCCGATACCATAAAGGTACATCCACGCAACGCGGTACATCACGTCTGTTCGCCCATTCTTTGCCGCCCGCTCGTACATCACACCGGCAGCATGCTTGTCTTCAGCAACCCCAATGCCCTTCTCGTACATCCAAGCAATATTCACCATTGCTATCCCATTGCCCTGCTCTATCGCTTGGTTGTATAGGCTCAAGGCCTTATCGTAGCTTTGCTCAACACCACGGCCTTCCCGATACAAATTTGCAAGCACAACCATCGCGTCTGTGTTTCCGGCTCCGGCAGCTTTCTCGTACCAATAGAGCGATATCTTGTTATCCTGTTTCACATTGGTACCGCTGGCGTAAGCTCTACCCAGCATGTACATGGCAAAGGGCTGCCCAGCTTCTGCTGCACGCCTCAACCACATCATGCCTCTTGCCACATCCCGATCAACACTCCATCCGCTTATGTACATTGCAGAGAGTTGAGCCATCGCCTCTGCATTGCCGTGTTGGGCTGATCTTGTAAACCACTTCAGTTCCAGATATGCATCCTGTATGACCCCCTCGCCAGTCCTGTATGCGCGGGCAAGATTGAACATCGCGTCGGGGTTACCCATATCTGCTGCCGACATATACCACGATGCTGCCAAAGCTGCATCCTGCTCAACACCGAATCCGTCTGAGTATGCTAATCCCACCTTCAATATTGCCTGTGGATTATTCAGACTTGCAGCTTGACGCCACAGTTCCAGAGCTTTCGTGGCGTCCTGCTCAACACCCAAACCCTCTCTATACAAGTTCCCGAGAAACACCATCCCAAGTGTGCTTTCAAGTTCAACTGCTTTGGAGAATAGCTCGACCGCCTTTGTAACATCCTGTTCAACACCAAGCCCTTGCAAGTAAGCAACCCCAAGGTTGCAGAGAGCCTCCGGATCTCCTCCATCTACAGCTTGTTGCAATAACTTGATCCCCAACGCCGGATCGGGCCTTACAACTGTGGTGCCCGAAAGACCAGCAATATATATTGCTCCAAGTTTTCCTGCTGCACGGGGATACTTCATCTCTGCAGCACGCCTCAGCACGTTCATTGAACCGTGAATGTCCTTCATCATTTCCGTATGAAATGCGAGTACTTCTGCAAGTTCCGTCATTGCCTCCGGATCCGTCTCTGCGCGAAGTGAAAGCTCCCTTGCTTTCTTGCGCTGGTCGAGCATCCATTTGTAATCAAAGTCGAATGCGAGTTCATCGATACTTGAAGCGAGTTCCGGATGTTCAGCAGCAAAGTCCGGATGCACATGATGTACCATCGCAGCGACGAGCGGTGCGTTAACAATGTCGTCTGCAAGAACAGTTGCTCTTGCTGCAACCAGCCAGAGGTCTTTCGCTTGCTCGTCGGGGAGCGCAAGATCATTGATGTGCGGGCGGAGTGAGAGCAGCACATCCGCTGCCTGCTTCTGCTGATCCTCGATGTCGGTGATAGCTGCAATCGCATTAAGCTGCTGCGTTGCTGACTGCAATGACTCAGCAAGTTCGCGTGCGGGCTGGGCGGTCGCGGCAATCGAGATAATCAGCGAGACCACGACGCACAACGTATGGTGTATCGACTTTGCAAGCATGCTGTCCTCCACCTCTGTCCCGCAGATACGTGCTGAATCATAGCATCATACTTCCAACTCAAAAATATACTCAGACAAAGGTCAAATCCTGAACTTCGGCCATGGCTAGTACTTCTGAGTTTCATAAGTTGTCTGTGCAAGCTTGATGCGCTGTGAAATAAAAGATGGCAATGACTGAATGTATGTATCTATCTCTTGTGGTTTCTTTGAGGAGCACAAAATCATCACAACGTTGAAATCTACGGATATATATACACCTTCACGTTCAAAGGTCCAGGTCGGCCCTCTCGTCTTGTAGTGGAACCTCATCTTCCCACGAAAGAAGTCAACTCGATCGAGTTCCAACTCGTACTGACTCGACGAAAATCGAGATATCGTATACAAAATGACCTTTTCCGAGTGTGGATCAAATCGAACTGTTGTCCTTCGCCTGCATTCGACGACCCCGAATCCAAACAGGAGCACCGACACAACAAGGAGACCAACAGCCAAGAATCTGGTGTCGGGGCCAGCAAGGCTTGGCTGAGTGAGTACCAGCACGCCCACAATCAAGCATGCAAATGAAATCCCAATAATCCCGGCACCATTTGCGGTGGCTCCGTTGGAAAATACGATATAGTCAGCCTCGTCTGTCCAGTTCAAACGAAACGTGGCTCTGAGACGAGGGCTTGCCCCGAATGGCACCGGCTCTCGATTGGTCATTCAGGATCCAGTCCAAGATCGAGTTGTTTCATTGCGTCTTTCGCCTTGTCATGCCCAGCCTCGTGCGCACGAATGAGCCAGTGCTCTGCCATCTCACGATCAACTGGATGCCCGTACTCCTTTGCAAAGCACCACGCAAGATCGTACATCCCACCCGGATCACCGAGCAGAGCAGATTTTTGATACCACTTGAACGATGATTCCAGGCACTTCTCAACACCCCATCCATTGAAGTACATGCTTGCAAGAAAGTTCATTGCTGGTGTGTAGTCTTGTGAGGCTGCAATGCTGTAGAGACGAAACGCCTCCTCCGGATCGACCTCAACCCCCTCTCCCCACTCGTATGCAATACCGAGCGCTGTCATGCTCGCAACATGCCCTTCCTCCGCAGCCCTCGCATACAGGGCCACTGCCTGCTTATGGTCCTGCAGCACATGCCTACCTTGCGCATACAACAACCCGAGGAAGAGCATGGCTTCAAGATGCCCGGCTTCAACCGCCTGCTGATACCAGTACGCCGCTTTTTCATAGGACTGCTCGACACCATCACCATCTGCATAGCGCCAACCAATGGTGTACATGGCATCGCTGTCACCCTGCTCAGCAGCACGTGTGTATGCAGCGATGTCGAAGTGAACTGTCATTTCATACAGAATGGTACCAGTAAGTCAGAGTGTACAAAAAGAACGAACCCGGGTGAAGTTCACCCGGGCTCATGAATCGGCGTTGGCCCTGCGTGAGGGACCGTTCCCAAAGACGATTGCACCAGTGTCGGTGGGAACGCTTCCGCTTTTTGCCGAACCCAACTGCGTTCGCTTCCGCCCGCAGCCAGGCCATAGGAGGAGAGAGAGACAAGACAACCTCAACATGCCACAGGTTTTGGTCTGTGCAACCCATTTGATCGTTTTTTTTTGCAAATTCGTCATAATCGGATATGTTCATAGCTGAAAACCCTGTTGATTGGCTGAAACTCATGGCATCAAGCATTGCAATCAGCAGCAGCGTCAATCCGTGATGTTTGCCATGGGATGGATTCGTGGTTGATATGCAACCATATTTGTTACTGGACGTTCATGCCAGTCGTTGTTTTCTTCTCGCGCGATCACCGAAACAAGCACTGTTCATCGTTCGCATTGGAGCATTCTTGTGTCACAACACTATCGGACGTTTGGTCTCGCATGTGCTGCCCTGCTGATTTTCTCTTTCAGCCGTGTTCAAGCTCAGTTTGTAACGCAGGGACCAAATGCGCGAGTCGAGTTCGATGCAGTCAATGTTCCAAACGAGTTTCTCTCGAACGATTTTTCACTTCTGTGCTGGGTGTTTCCGCAGCAGGCGATCAGTGGTAGTGCTTCAGTTCTCGATTACCCGGGTGTTCTTTCAGTTGTTGCCCTGCCAACCAGCACCCGAGTTGTGCTCGCTTCATCGAGCATCGGCAGCCCTTTTATAGCTGATGTCCCATTCCCTCTCCCGACAAACGAGTGGTCACTGATCGGAGTGAGCGTTGACCGTGCAAACGCTGTGTTTCGTTGCTGGACACATACTTCATCCGGACTCCACGCCAGCAACACGATTTCCTTGGCTGCTTTAGGCACTCAAAGCCTCGGTCCTGCGACGGGCACATTCCACATCGGTGCCGACAAAGCAGGCACGCCGTCGCTACAGGGCATGCTTGGTCTTGTCGCACTCCGTACGCATGTGCTTGGATCATGTGACATGGAGCAGATGTATGCCAGCCATGATTTTCTCGCACCACATATGTACACGAACCCGAACCCGTGCGGCTACATGAATGGTGTCGATGGCTGTCGCTGGATGGTGGGTCATGGCATGACCGCTGGCGCCCTTGATGGTGGTGTTGGTGGCACTCTTTACACACGATCTGCGACCGTTGGAAGCAGCGTGATTCCAACAAACGTACACGTGTACAACAGCACATTTGGCGGGACATCAATGCACTGGCACAATCGGCTCCGTGTTGTGCAACCGGTTTCCCATGTGCAGGATCTCGTATATGTGTCGCACTTTGAACCTCCATTTGACGGTTTCTTTGTGCGTCCCGTGCCCACCGATGGTCCGACAGAGGATATCGCCGGACACGAGTTTGCACACAGGGCGCGACAGTTGCTTGAGGGGCCGAACGGTCTGGTACGAGTTGTCATCAGTGCCAATAGCCGCGCAATGCGTTTTCTCGATGGTGACGGTGGAGATGCGCCGAACTTTTTGCACGGATTTCTTGCAACACATCGCAGCAGCATCGCGGGAATAGCACAGCGCCCTTTGTCACTTTGGACCTTTCCGACACTGCACACATGGTTCGGTTTCAGCTTTCGGCAGGAAGTCATGCGGCATTCCGGCACGGTGGAATCGATCATGCAGACCACCACAAACCATCCGTGCCGTGATTTTTCTCACTTGCATACCGGATCTGTCGGGGCAAGTTCAAATGGACCGGGAGCCGGAGTCTGGTTGTTTGACGGCGGTTTGTGTGCGATCAAGGCGCAATCTGAGCCAGGCTCGCTTATGACGTCTGACGCCCCGCTTGTTGTTGAGGCAAACTACCTCGCGTATCCCGGCGCAAGCATGCTTCGTATCACTCCAGAGCGTGGTCCATCTCAGGCAACGGTCGGGACAACCGCTGCACCAACCGTTGTCCCATGTGACACGAGCACCCACACACACACACTTGGATCCAACGACTCAGTCGTTGGACAGGTTGTGAAACTGGAGGGTGATCATACTTCGGTGTACGCACCAGGAGCATTGCTTGTTGTAACAACTGGGCCTGCGTTTCCCTCAAGCGGTGTGATCGAGAGTGTTGTATTAAACGGCACACACACGTCAATAACACTGAAGCACCCTCTCCACGCAACACCAGGCGCAGGTGACCAGATTGCAACAGGTCCGTTTGAGATGCGTGTCTATTCGTATGAGTTTGCACAGGTTGCATCCGGTGATCCGAACACATGGCGAGGGTTCGAGTTCGCGGAAGTCCCGGGGGGAGCGGGCGCGGTCGTCTTTTCAGTCAACGCATACAGGCCGAATGTAAACGGGTTTATCATGGGCTCCGTCGGCTGGGGAGGCAACGGATATCAGCTCCAGATCGACAAGTCCTCTCCTGAAGCCATAGTGAAGTGGATGAAAGAAACCAAGGCGGATATCTGGTTGCAGGTAACAGCAAACCAGTTTTCTCAGCCACCAACAATGCTGGCATACACAACATTCATACGGCAAGCGCTTCCCAACTGCGACATCATATGGGCTGGCGAGATGTCTCACGGTGGCGGCCCAGGAGCAACGCAGGCTCCATGGCATCAGTATATTATTGACAATGCAGACAACTCAGATGTGATCGGGCTGTCATCCCTTGACGATCCAAGACTTGGTACGTTTGAGCAGCAGATTACCGATGGTATGAGATCGGATACTGCGCATATTACAGCTCGAGGCAACACGATCCAGGCGGAGGTCTGGCTTGATCTGCTTGCGCAATACCTCCTTACCCCGTGCCCCATCGCAGACTTTGACCACAATGGCACCAAGAACGTCTTCGACTACATCGCCTTCGGCAATGCGTATGCAGCGGGAGATTTGAGAGCGGACATCGACCAAAGCGGCACCTTGAACATCTTCGACTATATCGCGTTTGGAAATAACTTTGCTGCATGCCAGTAGACCTTGAGAGTTTGCTGTGATCGCGGATACTGTTTCACATGCATACCCGTCTGGCAACCGAGCATGATGTTCCCGCTATTACGGCGATAACCAATCAGTCTATTGCCACATCGTTCGCGCACTTTGCCACATGTCCAATTGCAGTCGAAGACGATCTTGCAGATTTCCGTCAGAACCACGCGATGCTCCCGTGGGTGGTTGCTGTTGAAGAAGATGAGAATGGGAAAGCACAGTGCATCGGGTACGCGCGATCGAGCAAGTGGAAATCGCGATGCGCGTACGACTGGGCTGTTGAGCTTGGCGTGTATGTGCACCCCGACCATCACCGCAAGGGGATCGCCAAGGCTCTGTACACACAAACTCTTACGATTTTGAAGGCGCAGAACTACCGAACAGCCATTGGTGGGATTGCGCTGCCGAACGAGCCGAGCGTGCGTCTGCACGAATCGATGGGATTCAAAAAAGCGGGTGTGTTCGAGCACGTCGGATACAAGATGAATGCGTGGCGCAGTGTCGGGTACTGGCAGTTGCATCTGGTGGATGATCTTGATCCACCAAAGCAGGTGCTCAGTGTTGCAGATGCGTGCGCACAGCTCGATATGCGATCAGTTTGATACACAGCGTCTTTTATACTCCGTGGTCCCAGCCGCGACAGTGGACAGCAACCATGTTGTTCTCTATGCGAAGGTGGACCGTTCCCAGTGTGCCGTCGACAACGCGCCCTATCCGGGTCAATGGGACATCTGTAATCAATCGGCTCGCTATCTCGTCGTTCGCGGTCAACAGCAACTCGTAGTCCTCGCCATTCCCCACTGCTTCCACCGGATCCTGACCTGATACACGCAATGGAATCGCCACTGCATCGAGTTCGATTGCAACTCCGGACGCCATGGCAACCCTGCCCGCATCAATGCCGAGCCCATCGGAGATATCGATCATCGCGTGGAGCGCATTGCCGAGCTGATCGCACAACTGCTTTGCTTCGCGCACCCGAGGCGTGAATGTCAGATGATGATCTGTCTTGAAAGAGCTGCCGATCTTCCCGGTCACATATACACCATCATCCGGCGTTGCTGTAGATCGCAGCACTGGGCCTCGCATCGGATGCGCGTTCCCCACCACTGTCACTGTGAACATTGTGGGCGCGCCCTCGTGCAGTGTCTCGTCATACATCGCAATGTCGCCACCCACCAATGGGCATTCCATGCGCAGCGCGGCTTCATGCATCGCATCGAAGATGGCATTTGCGCGTTGGTCGTTCCGTTTCATTGCTGCTGTTGCGAGCGCAATCACTGGTGTGCCACCCATCGCAGCGATGTCCGACACACTCCGAGCAACGGCTT
Above is a genomic segment from Phycisphaeraceae bacterium containing:
- a CDS encoding SEL1-like repeat protein, coding for MLAKSIHHTLCVVVSLIISIAATAQPARELAESLQSATQQLNAIAAITDIEDQQKQAADVLLSLRPHINDLALPDEQAKDLWLVAARATVLADDIVNAPLVAAMVHHVHPDFAAEHPELASSIDELAFDFDYKWMLDQRKKARELSLRAETDPEAMTELAEVLAFHTEMMKDIHGSMNVLRRAAEMKYPRAAGKLGAIYIAGLSGTTVVRPDPALGIKLLQQAVDGGDPEALCNLGVAYLQGLGVEQDVTKAVELFSKAVELESTLGMVFLGNLYREGLGVEQDATKALELWRQAASLNNPQAILKVGLAYSDGFGVEQDAALAASWYMSAADMGNPDAMFNLARAYRTGEGVIQDAYLELKWFTRSAQHGNAEAMAQLSAMYISGWSVDRDVARGMMWLRRAAEAGQPFAMYMLGRAYASGTNVKQDNKISLYWYEKAAGAGNTDAMVVLANLYREGRGVEQSYDKALSLYNQAIEQGNGIAMVNIAWMYEKGIGVAEDKHAAGVMYERAAKNGRTDVMYRVAWMYLYGIGFERDEQKGREWLHRAVEAGDEHAIEYLKQHPEKEQTFEEFRYKFDYRPKP
- a CDS encoding sel1 repeat family protein, whose translation is MTVHFDIAAYTRAAEQGDSDAMYTIGWRYADGDGVEQSYEKAAYWYQQAVEAGHLEAMLFLGLLYAQGRHVLQDHKQAVALYARAAEEGHVASMTALGIAYEWGEGVEVDPEEAFRLYSIAASQDYTPAMNFLASMYFNGWGVEKCLESSFKWYQKSALLGDPGGMYDLAWCFAKEYGHPVDREMAEHWLIRAHEAGHDKAKDAMKQLDLGLDPE
- a CDS encoding N-acetyltransferase, yielding MHTRLATEHDVPAITAITNQSIATSFAHFATCPIAVEDDLADFRQNHAMLPWVVAVEEDENGKAQCIGYARSSKWKSRCAYDWAVELGVYVHPDHHRKGIAKALYTQTLTILKAQNYRTAIGGIALPNEPSVRLHESMGFKKAGVFEHVGYKMNAWRSVGYWQLHLVDDLDPPKQVLSVADACAQLDMRSV
- a CDS encoding thiamine-monophosphate kinase, with the translated sequence MREQDLLNHIEQRSRSLAGRFGIVVPPGDDCAAIQTSAGIQLLTVDHLIEGRHYLPSATPEQIAHKAVARSVSDIAAMGGTPVIALATAAMKRNDQRANAIFDAMHEAALRMECPLVGGDIAMYDETLHEGAPTMFTVTVVGNAHPMRGPVLRSTATPDDGVYVTGKIGSSFKTDHHLTFTPRVREAKQLCDQLGNALHAMIDISDGLGIDAGRVAMASGVAIELDAVAIPLRVSGQDPVEAVGNGEDYELLLTANDEIASRLITDVPLTRIGRVVDGTLGTVHLRIENNMVAVHCRGWDHGV